One genomic window of Acidovorax radicis includes the following:
- a CDS encoding efflux RND transporter periplasmic adaptor subunit, whose protein sequence is MRTPSASRPFQRYSRYWLVLATATLLAACSRPAPPEEPVRSVKLLTVGVGALQSNLEYSAEVRARVESRLGFRVAGKIVQRQAELGQRVKAGQVLAQLDPKDYQLAADAARAQLAAATTQRDLAAADFKRYQALKDQNFISGAELERRDATLKGTQATLDQARAQLSSQGNQAAYTTLVADVSGVVTGIDAEPGQVVAAGTPVVRIAQDGPRDVVFAVPEDKVAQITRGSEVAVRGWAGGETMAGRVREVAASADPATRTYQVKVAIEGAQAPALGSTVYVTPKALSHAGLAAIKLPTSALRQQGQATAVWVYDAASGTVKSQVVQIATADGNEAVVAVGLTPGMQVVATGVHVLSPGQKVTIYQQKAAQTPVSKAQTAPNSVVIPALPDSPAAAASTAGAGPAVAPAASAAPAAATASAAH, encoded by the coding sequence ATGCGCACACCCTCCGCTTCGCGGCCTTTTCAACGGTATTCACGGTATTGGCTGGTGCTGGCCACGGCAACGCTGCTGGCCGCCTGCTCACGCCCCGCACCGCCCGAGGAGCCTGTGCGCTCGGTGAAACTGCTGACCGTAGGGGTGGGAGCGCTGCAGTCCAACCTGGAGTATTCGGCCGAAGTGCGGGCCCGCGTGGAGTCGCGCCTGGGCTTTCGGGTGGCGGGCAAGATCGTGCAGCGTCAGGCCGAACTCGGCCAGCGCGTGAAGGCAGGGCAGGTGCTGGCGCAGCTCGACCCCAAGGACTACCAGCTGGCCGCCGATGCGGCGCGTGCGCAACTGGCTGCGGCCACCACACAGCGTGACCTGGCGGCGGCCGATTTCAAGCGCTACCAGGCGCTGAAGGACCAGAATTTCATCAGCGGCGCCGAGCTGGAGCGGCGCGATGCCACGCTCAAGGGCACGCAGGCCACGCTGGATCAGGCACGGGCGCAGCTGTCGTCGCAAGGCAACCAGGCCGCTTACACCACGCTGGTGGCGGATGTGTCGGGGGTGGTCACGGGCATCGACGCCGAGCCGGGCCAGGTGGTGGCTGCGGGCACGCCAGTGGTGCGCATTGCGCAGGACGGCCCGCGCGATGTGGTGTTTGCGGTGCCTGAAGACAAGGTGGCGCAGATCACGCGGGGCTCTGAGGTGGCGGTGCGCGGCTGGGCGGGTGGGGAGACGATGGCAGGCCGCGTGCGCGAGGTGGCCGCCAGTGCCGACCCTGCCACCCGCACCTATCAGGTGAAGGTGGCGATTGAAGGTGCACAGGCCCCGGCGCTGGGGTCGACGGTGTATGTGACACCCAAGGCGCTCAGCCATGCCGGCCTGGCAGCCATCAAGCTGCCGACCAGCGCGTTGCGCCAGCAGGGGCAGGCCACGGCTGTGTGGGTGTACGACGCTGCCAGCGGCACCGTCAAGTCGCAGGTGGTGCAGATCGCCACGGCCGACGGCAACGAGGCGGTGGTGGCTGTGGGCCTGACGCCGGGCATGCAGGTGGTGGCGACCGGAGTGCATGTGTTGTCGCCAGGGCAAAAGGTCACTATTTATCAGCAAAAAGCGGCTCAAACGCCCGTCAGTAAAGCGCAAACAGCTCCTAATTCAGTAGTGATCCCTGCGCTGCCAGACAGCCCCGCTGCCGCTGCCTCGACCGCAGGTGCAGGCCCAGCCGTGGCTCCTGCTGCATCCGCCGCGCCTGCGGCTGCTACGGCCTCTGCCGCCCACTGA
- the hpnC gene encoding squalene synthase HpnC, giving the protein MNDRTSPSSTPPAAPAPQPLGAAVAAPVTHYENFPVASVLCPPHLRQPIAAIYAFARTADDIADEGDAPAPARLADLAAYHADLQAIAQNQPPSARWPEVFGPLQGVLRSHHLPVPLLQDLLSAFAQDVAKTRDAAGYADRTELLGYCRRSANPVGRLLLHLYGVTDTTALAQSDAICTALQLINFWQDLSVDIPRGRYYLPHADVAAHSASQADLQALRSSPENARLIADCAQWARASMHIGAPLVHRLPGRAGWELRLVVQGGLRILDKVDALRGANLHTRPRLRTGDWLVMLARALAM; this is encoded by the coding sequence GTGAATGATCGCACCAGCCCCTCCTCAACGCCCCCCGCAGCCCCCGCACCGCAGCCGCTCGGCGCTGCAGTGGCCGCGCCTGTCACGCACTACGAAAACTTCCCCGTGGCCTCCGTGCTGTGCCCTCCGCACCTGCGCCAGCCCATTGCCGCCATCTATGCCTTTGCCCGCACCGCCGACGACATCGCCGACGAAGGCGATGCGCCAGCCCCGGCCCGGCTGGCAGATCTGGCCGCCTACCACGCTGACCTGCAGGCCATCGCACAAAATCAGCCGCCCTCGGCCCGCTGGCCCGAGGTCTTCGGGCCGTTGCAGGGCGTCCTGCGCAGCCACCACCTGCCGGTGCCGCTGCTGCAAGATCTGCTCAGCGCCTTTGCCCAGGACGTGGCCAAAACCCGCGACGCCGCAGGCTACGCGGATCGCACCGAGCTGCTGGGCTATTGCCGGCGCTCGGCCAACCCCGTGGGTCGCCTGTTGCTGCATCTGTATGGCGTGACCGACACCACCGCACTGGCCCAAAGCGATGCCATCTGCACCGCACTGCAGTTGATCAATTTCTGGCAAGACCTGAGCGTGGACATCCCCCGAGGCCGCTATTACCTGCCCCACGCCGATGTCGCGGCACACAGTGCCAGCCAGGCCGACCTGCAGGCCCTGCGCAGCTCCCCCGAAAACGCGCGCCTGATTGCGGACTGCGCGCAGTGGGCGCGCGCCAGCATGCACATCGGTGCTCCGCTGGTACACCGACTGCCCGGCCGCGCGGGCTGGGAGCTGAGGCTGGTGGTCCAGGGCGGCCTGCGCATTCTGGACAAGGTTGATGCCCTGCGCGGCGCCAACCTGCACACCCGCCCGCGCCTGCGCACCGGGGATTGGCTGGTGATGCTGGCGCGCGCGCTGGCCATGTGA